In Streptomyces canus, one DNA window encodes the following:
- a CDS encoding phosphocholine-specific phospholipase C, with protein MSDVNRRRFLQLAGATTAFTALSNSIQRAAALPAHHRTGTIEDVEHVVVLMQENRSFDHYFGSLRGVRGFGDPRPVTLENGKSVWHQKDKNGKEILPFRPDADDLGLQFIQDLPHGWNDGHAAFNGGKYDKWVPNKSSTTMAYLTREDIPFHYALADSFTICDAYHCSFIGSTDPNRYYMWTGYTGNDGQGGGPVLGNDEAGYGWTTYPERLEKAGVSWKIYQDVGDGLDANGSWGWIPDAYRGNYGDNSLLYFNQYRNAEPGDPLYDKARTGTDHTKGEGYFDQLKADVKAGKLPQVSWIVAPEAFTEHPNWPANYGAWYIAQVLDALTSDPKVWAKTALFITYDENDGFFDHVVPAFPPGSAAQGKSTVDPALDLFKGDGNHPAGPYGLGQRVPMLVVSPWSKGGYVCSETLDHTSVIRFLETRFGVHEPNISPWRRAVCGDLTSAFDFSRRDTKPVALPGTDGYEPPDRERHPDYVPVPPAVGALPKQERGLRPARPLKYAPHVDGSVDAASGRFTLTFASGAKAGGAFLVTSGNRADGPWSYTTEAGKTVSDTWNSVYSKGSYDLTVHGPAGFLRVFKGSNGTAGPEATARHEGDDIELTLTNKGSGTVRLKVVSGYGDPARTFTVRAGATARHTFRLGKSRRWYDLTVTSDAEPAFLRRFAGHVENGRTGVSDPAVITR; from the coding sequence ATGTCCGACGTCAACCGGCGCAGATTCCTGCAGCTCGCGGGCGCCACCACCGCCTTCACCGCCCTGTCGAACAGCATCCAGCGCGCCGCCGCGCTCCCGGCCCACCACCGCACGGGGACGATCGAGGACGTCGAGCACGTCGTCGTCCTGATGCAGGAGAACCGGTCCTTCGACCACTACTTCGGCTCGCTCAGGGGCGTTCGCGGCTTCGGCGACCCGCGCCCCGTGACGCTGGAGAACGGCAAGTCCGTCTGGCACCAGAAGGACAAGAACGGCAAGGAGATCCTGCCGTTCCGCCCCGACGCCGACGACCTGGGCCTGCAGTTCATCCAGGACCTCCCGCACGGCTGGAACGACGGACACGCCGCCTTCAACGGGGGCAAGTACGACAAATGGGTCCCTAATAAGAGCTCCACGACCATGGCGTACCTGACCCGCGAGGACATCCCGTTCCACTACGCCCTCGCCGACTCCTTCACCATCTGCGACGCCTACCACTGCTCGTTCATCGGCTCGACCGACCCGAACCGCTACTACATGTGGACGGGTTACACGGGCAACGACGGCCAGGGCGGCGGCCCGGTCCTCGGCAACGACGAGGCCGGCTACGGCTGGACCACGTACCCGGAGCGCCTGGAGAAGGCCGGCGTCTCCTGGAAGATCTATCAGGACGTCGGCGACGGCCTCGACGCGAACGGCTCCTGGGGATGGATCCCGGACGCCTACCGGGGCAACTACGGCGACAACTCGCTGCTCTACTTCAACCAGTACCGGAACGCCGAGCCCGGCGACCCGCTGTACGACAAGGCCCGCACCGGCACGGACCACACCAAGGGCGAGGGCTACTTCGACCAGCTGAAGGCCGACGTGAAGGCCGGAAAGCTGCCCCAGGTCTCCTGGATCGTGGCCCCCGAGGCCTTCACCGAGCACCCCAACTGGCCCGCGAACTACGGTGCCTGGTACATCGCCCAGGTCCTGGACGCGCTCACCTCCGACCCAAAGGTGTGGGCGAAGACCGCCCTGTTCATCACCTACGACGAGAACGACGGGTTCTTCGACCACGTGGTCCCCGCCTTCCCGCCCGGCTCCGCGGCCCAGGGCAAGTCCACGGTCGACCCCGCCCTCGACCTGTTCAAGGGCGACGGCAACCACCCGGCCGGCCCCTACGGCCTCGGCCAGCGCGTGCCCATGCTCGTCGTCTCGCCCTGGAGCAAGGGCGGTTACGTCTGCTCCGAGACGCTCGACCACACCTCGGTCATCCGCTTCCTGGAGACCCGCTTCGGCGTCCACGAGCCCAACATCTCGCCCTGGCGGCGGGCGGTCTGCGGCGACCTCACCTCCGCCTTCGACTTCTCCCGCAGGGACACCAAGCCGGTCGCCCTCCCGGGCACCGACGGCTACGAGCCGCCGGACCGCGAGCGCCACCCCGACTACGTGCCCGTCCCGCCCGCCGTCGGCGCCCTGCCGAAGCAGGAGCGCGGCCTGCGCCCCGCCCGCCCGCTGAAGTACGCCCCGCACGTGGACGGTTCGGTGGACGCGGCGAGCGGCAGATTCACGCTGACCTTCGCCTCCGGTGCCAAGGCGGGCGGCGCGTTCCTGGTGACCTCCGGCAACCGCGCCGACGGGCCCTGGAGTTACACCACCGAGGCCGGCAAGACCGTCTCGGACACCTGGAACTCGGTGTACTCGAAGGGGTCGTACGACCTGACCGTGCACGGCCCGGCCGGTTTCCTGCGTGTCTTCAAGGGGTCGAACGGGACCGCCGGTCCCGAGGCCACCGCCCGCCATGAAGGTGACGACATCGAGCTGACGCTCACCAACAAGGGCTCCGGCACGGTCCGTCTGAAGGTCGTGAGCGGCTACGGCGACCCCGCGAGGACCTTCACCGTGCGGGCCGGCGCCACCGCCCGGCACACCTTCCGCCTCGGCAAGAGCCGTCGCTGGTACGACCTCACGGTCACCTCCGACGCCGAACCGGCGTTCCTCAGGCGATTCGCCGGACATGTCGAGAACGGGCGTACCGGAGTGAGCGATCCGGCCGTAATCACCAGGTAA
- a CDS encoding MFS transporter, which translates to MVAIMTETQRPDAPPTERPVRQLLAASVGNAVEWYDWYAYTFLATYIAGAVFPKGADNSLVPLLSTFAVFAVGFFMRPVGGLLMGAIADRHGRRSALTVTILLMGGSSLLVGLTPTYAAVGVLSPVVLVLARLLQGLSVGGEFAASTTFLVESARPGRRGLFSSFQYVSTTAGQLLASGIATLLVDTLNEGRMDSWGWRVPFVLGAVLSLVGFWIRQGAQETRSEEQRRAPRPGLLEGLRRHPRESLLICGITMGGTIAYYTWTSYLPTYAELNAGVAKSDALLAGTISLAFFGVLQPLGGLLSDRFGRRPLLLFFGLGFALLSVPLLHALRDSFAVLLLVQCAGMVLLTGFTSISAAVNAEVFPARVRAAGIGFPYSLTVAVFGGTAPYVGTLFKELGHAGVFPWYVAALCLGSSLVYLRLPETAHGELRR; encoded by the coding sequence ATGGTCGCGATCATGACAGAGACGCAACGTCCGGACGCGCCGCCCACAGAACGACCCGTACGGCAGCTCCTCGCCGCCTCCGTGGGCAATGCCGTGGAGTGGTACGACTGGTACGCCTACACGTTTCTGGCCACCTACATCGCCGGTGCGGTCTTCCCCAAGGGCGCGGACAACTCGCTGGTGCCGCTGCTGTCGACGTTCGCGGTGTTCGCGGTCGGCTTCTTCATGCGGCCGGTCGGCGGGCTGCTGATGGGGGCGATCGCGGACCGGCACGGGCGGCGCTCGGCGCTGACGGTCACCATTCTGCTGATGGGCGGCAGCAGTCTCCTGGTCGGACTGACACCGACGTACGCGGCGGTCGGCGTCCTGTCTCCGGTCGTGCTGGTGCTCGCGCGACTGCTCCAAGGGCTGTCCGTGGGCGGGGAGTTCGCGGCCTCGACGACTTTCCTGGTCGAGTCGGCGCGGCCCGGCCGACGCGGGCTGTTCTCCAGCTTCCAGTACGTGTCGACGACGGCCGGGCAGCTTCTCGCCTCCGGGATCGCCACCTTGCTGGTGGACACGCTGAACGAGGGGCGGATGGACAGCTGGGGGTGGCGCGTCCCGTTCGTCCTCGGGGCCGTGCTGTCCCTGGTCGGGTTCTGGATCCGGCAAGGCGCACAGGAGACGCGCAGCGAGGAGCAGCGGCGGGCGCCGCGTCCCGGGCTCCTTGAGGGGCTGCGGCGCCATCCGCGCGAGTCGCTGCTGATCTGCGGGATCACGATGGGCGGCACGATCGCGTACTACACGTGGACGTCGTATCTGCCGACGTACGCCGAGCTCAATGCCGGTGTCGCCAAGTCGGACGCGTTGCTCGCGGGGACGATCTCGCTCGCCTTCTTCGGGGTGCTTCAGCCGCTCGGCGGGTTGCTGTCGGACCGCTTCGGGCGCCGGCCGTTGCTGCTGTTCTTCGGGCTGGGCTTCGCGCTGTTGAGTGTGCCGCTGCTGCACGCGCTGCGGGACTCCTTCGCGGTGCTGCTGCTCGTGCAGTGCGCGGGGATGGTGTTGCTGACCGGGTTCACGTCGATCAGCGCGGCGGTGAACGCGGAGGTGTTCCCGGCGCGGGTGCGGGCGGCCGGGATCGGGTTCCCCTACTCGCTGACGGTCGCGGTGTTCGGGGGCACGGCACCCTATGTGGGCACGCTGTTCAAGGAGTTGGGCCACGCGGGAGTGTTTCCCTGGTACGTGGCCGCCCTCTGCCTCGGCTCGTCACTGGTCTATCTGCGGCTCCCGGAGACCGCCCACGGAGAACTGCGCCGCTAG
- a CDS encoding carboxylesterase family protein — translation MSTPVTLRTPAGTVVGRRHQDVRRFLGIPYGEAPTGPRRFAAPLPRGRFPRPYDASRPGATAQRVPLFATTTVPEPSVPGDDILNVSVTAPDADGCPVLVWIHGGGFLAGSPASPWYDGRAFARDGVITVSVGYRLGVDGFAVLDDVPTNLGLRDVLLALDWVRENIAAFGGDPDRVTVAGQSAGGAMVLALLSSPAGRGRFQRAVSLSGGLFEVEAARARDVLARLGERLGVPPTRAGFALCAPELLQRGVLDLRGDDDLLVLGPVVGDDILPLPLAEGLAVHGQEVPLLLGATGDEFDGDSERGSRAAGTRITDTLFRSACPRIAAARRAAPAGTWLYSFEWPSPTLGGAVHCVDLPFFFDVLDAPGVPEALGPNPPAELATRMHTDLVAFVRGESPAWGRATGRLGDPAREYGRPLVADTRGLYDPVTGGDPC, via the coding sequence ATGAGCACGCCGGTCACCCTCCGGACCCCGGCGGGCACGGTCGTCGGCCGTCGACACCAAGACGTGCGGCGCTTCCTGGGCATCCCCTATGGCGAAGCACCCACCGGCCCACGGAGGTTCGCCGCGCCACTCCCACGCGGGCGCTTCCCACGGCCGTACGACGCCTCCCGCCCCGGAGCCACCGCGCAGCGCGTGCCGCTGTTCGCCACGACCACCGTCCCGGAACCGTCGGTGCCGGGCGACGACATACTGAACGTCTCCGTCACGGCCCCCGACGCGGACGGCTGCCCGGTGCTCGTGTGGATCCACGGCGGCGGCTTTCTCGCGGGCAGCCCGGCCAGCCCCTGGTACGACGGCCGCGCCTTCGCCCGCGACGGCGTCATCACCGTCTCCGTCGGCTACCGGCTCGGTGTCGACGGATTCGCCGTACTGGACGACGTCCCCACCAACCTCGGGCTGCGGGACGTGCTCCTCGCGCTCGACTGGGTGCGGGAGAACATCGCCGCGTTCGGGGGCGACCCGGACCGGGTCACCGTCGCGGGCCAGTCGGCCGGGGGAGCGATGGTGCTCGCCCTGCTGTCGTCGCCCGCCGGGCGCGGCCGGTTCCAGCGAGCGGTCAGTCTGTCCGGCGGCCTGTTCGAGGTCGAGGCGGCCCGGGCCCGCGACGTCCTCGCACGGCTCGGCGAGCGCCTGGGCGTGCCGCCCACCCGGGCCGGATTCGCCCTGTGCGCACCGGAGTTGCTCCAGCGGGGCGTGCTCGACCTGCGCGGGGACGACGACCTGCTCGTGCTCGGCCCGGTCGTCGGCGACGACATCCTGCCGCTGCCGCTCGCCGAGGGTCTGGCCGTGCACGGACAGGAGGTCCCGCTGCTGCTGGGCGCCACCGGCGACGAGTTCGACGGCGACAGCGAGCGCGGGTCGCGCGCGGCGGGCACCCGCATCACGGACACCCTGTTCCGCTCCGCCTGCCCCCGCATCGCGGCCGCCCGCCGCGCGGCCCCCGCCGGCACCTGGCTGTACTCCTTCGAATGGCCCTCCCCGACCCTCGGCGGCGCCGTCCACTGCGTCGACCTCCCCTTCTTCTTCGACGTGCTCGACGCGCCCGGCGTCCCCGAGGCGCTCGGCCCGAACCCGCCCGCGGAGCTGGCCACCCGCATGCACACCGACCTCGTCGCCTTCGTCCGCGGCGAGAGCCCGGCCTGGGGGAGGGCGACCGGGCGGCTCGGCGACCCGGCCCGTGAGTACGGCCGGCCCCTCGTGGCCGACACCCGGGGCCTGTACGACCCGGTGACGGGAGGGGACCCGTGCTGA
- a CDS encoding nucleoside deaminase, with product MIDIAREYHVALPAWIDDELADAPAAVPSREDRMRLVHRLADRNWREGNGGPFAALVAERESGRIVSVGVNVVLSTGVSSAHAEVVALGLAQTATGSWDLGGDGLPSHELVVNWRPCVQCYGATMWSGVRGLVVAGQGPELEEITTFDEGPLGSDWAEQFETRGIEVVGDVLRDEALAVFRNYRKAIDESDEVVVYNARGGTE from the coding sequence GTGATCGACATCGCCAGGGAATACCACGTGGCCCTGCCCGCCTGGATCGACGACGAACTCGCCGACGCGCCCGCCGCCGTCCCGTCCCGCGAGGACCGGATGCGTCTCGTGCACCGCCTCGCCGACCGCAACTGGCGCGAGGGCAACGGCGGTCCGTTCGCCGCGCTCGTCGCCGAGCGCGAGTCCGGCCGGATCGTCTCCGTCGGCGTGAACGTCGTCCTGTCCACCGGAGTCTCCAGCGCGCACGCGGAGGTCGTCGCGCTCGGCCTCGCCCAGACCGCCACCGGCAGCTGGGACCTCGGCGGCGACGGCCTGCCGTCCCACGAACTCGTCGTCAACTGGCGCCCCTGCGTGCAGTGTTACGGCGCCACGATGTGGTCCGGGGTACGCGGCCTGGTGGTCGCGGGTCAGGGCCCGGAACTCGAGGAAATCACCACCTTCGACGAGGGCCCGCTCGGCTCCGACTGGGCCGAGCAGTTCGAGACACGTGGCATCGAGGTCGTGGGGGACGTCCTGAGGGACGAGGCGCTCGCGGTGTTCCGCAACTACCGCAAGGCCATTGACGAGTCCGATGAGGTCGTCGTCTACAACGCGCGCGGGGGAACGGAATGA
- a CDS encoding ROK family transcriptional regulator — MLTAGMNQSAVRRVNTSVILRALAVSAGPRKLTELAGQTGLSRRTIELILDSLVEAGWVAELDRVPNSGCAGRPARRYELRAEHALLAAVRTTTVDAWAVVADVRGHILGRAHRPLRDYKDPRTTLDDAAELVLQALDDAGGSVDRLRAGAIAGGGAIDDEGIVRRLVHTTRWEGVHLPEELGRRLPVPWFADNDTNLGALAERWRGGAADHDNVVWAMLGNRTGLGILIRGAVHRGLDGAAGEIVEAPSMPAGSVEDWPVAALTSPLPAQRALALARFEAARKGDAAALAEVDEFVENIASILTTLSWTVAPSLIVLGGGLEDAADVLLPRVRAALRDARTPAVELRATALGHDAPLIGAVKLALDRMDTELFGPLVPVD; from the coding sequence GTGCTGACGGCCGGCATGAACCAGAGCGCCGTACGACGGGTCAACACCTCCGTGATCCTGCGGGCGTTGGCGGTGTCGGCCGGACCGAGGAAACTCACCGAACTCGCCGGGCAGACCGGTCTGTCCCGTCGCACGATCGAGCTGATCCTGGATTCGCTCGTCGAGGCGGGCTGGGTCGCCGAACTCGACCGGGTGCCGAACAGCGGCTGCGCCGGACGCCCGGCCCGCCGCTACGAACTACGGGCCGAACACGCCCTGTTGGCGGCTGTACGCACCACGACCGTCGATGCCTGGGCCGTCGTCGCCGACGTCCGCGGCCACATCCTCGGCCGGGCACACCGGCCGCTGCGCGACTACAAGGACCCGCGCACCACCCTCGACGACGCCGCCGAACTGGTCCTTCAGGCCCTCGACGATGCCGGCGGCTCGGTGGACCGGCTGCGGGCCGGGGCCATCGCCGGCGGCGGCGCCATCGACGACGAAGGCATCGTACGGCGCCTGGTGCACACCACGCGCTGGGAGGGTGTGCACCTGCCCGAGGAACTCGGCCGTCGCCTCCCGGTGCCCTGGTTCGCCGACAACGACACCAACCTCGGTGCGCTGGCGGAGCGTTGGCGGGGAGGGGCCGCCGATCACGACAACGTCGTATGGGCGATGCTCGGGAACCGAACCGGCCTCGGCATCCTCATTCGAGGGGCCGTGCACCGCGGGCTCGACGGTGCCGCGGGCGAGATCGTCGAGGCACCCTCGATGCCGGCCGGCTCGGTCGAGGACTGGCCCGTCGCCGCCCTGACCTCACCGCTGCCCGCCCAACGCGCCCTGGCCCTGGCCCGGTTCGAGGCGGCCCGCAAGGGTGACGCCGCCGCGCTCGCCGAGGTCGACGAGTTCGTGGAGAACATCGCGTCTATCCTCACCACCCTGTCCTGGACGGTCGCCCCCTCGCTCATCGTCCTCGGCGGCGGCCTGGAGGACGCCGCCGACGTCCTGCTGCCCCGGGTGCGGGCCGCGCTGCGGGACGCCCGCACCCCCGCGGTCGAACTGCGTGCCACCGCGCTCGGCCACGACGCCCCCCTCATCGGTGCGGTGAAGCTCGCCCTGGACCGCATGGACACCGAGCTGTTCGGACCGCTCGTCCCGGTTGACTGA
- a CDS encoding sugar phosphate isomerase/epimerase family protein has protein sequence MSPRFATDVVTFYHPGFWDLDSADAVRDWAADHPDRFWRRVLDTLAETEVTGIELTFAPGDIDSALRAYGSAEAFRRELAGRGLAVVSAFVGDSDAPDWRHGDNLPAIVADAERRAAFLAEVGADVLVAGLPMRATYGTRPPFFVDAAYMTRMADIAHAMGEAVSRYGVRLAFHTESHSTLWYERDIDLFMALTDPRYVWLCPDSCHIALGGGDPVAVARRHTPRTALAHWKDAVAPIDVHLTIDETVYSQQQPYMTELGTGIVDWEGWADAMSGTPGADTVLIELDEAADPVAALRSGTAVAKRALAAQFSVGGLREPQIDQ, from the coding sequence ATGAGCCCCCGTTTCGCGACGGACGTCGTCACCTTCTACCACCCCGGATTCTGGGACCTCGACTCCGCCGACGCGGTCCGCGACTGGGCCGCGGATCATCCGGACCGCTTCTGGCGGCGGGTACTGGACACGCTCGCCGAGACCGAGGTCACCGGCATCGAGCTGACGTTCGCGCCCGGCGACATCGACTCGGCCCTGCGCGCCTACGGCAGCGCGGAGGCGTTCCGCCGGGAACTGGCCGGCCGGGGCCTGGCCGTCGTCAGCGCCTTCGTCGGCGACAGCGACGCCCCCGACTGGCGGCATGGCGACAACCTTCCCGCGATCGTCGCCGACGCCGAGCGCCGCGCCGCCTTCCTCGCCGAGGTGGGCGCCGACGTCCTCGTCGCCGGACTGCCGATGAGGGCGACGTACGGCACCCGCCCGCCCTTCTTCGTCGACGCCGCCTACATGACCCGCATGGCCGACATCGCGCACGCGATGGGCGAGGCGGTGTCCCGGTACGGGGTGCGGCTGGCCTTCCACACCGAGTCGCACAGCACCCTCTGGTACGAGCGGGACATCGACCTGTTCATGGCCCTGACCGATCCGCGCTACGTCTGGCTGTGCCCCGACTCCTGCCACATCGCCCTGGGCGGCGGCGACCCCGTCGCGGTGGCCCGGCGCCACACCCCGCGCACCGCCCTGGCCCACTGGAAGGACGCGGTCGCCCCGATCGACGTCCACCTCACGATCGACGAGACGGTGTACTCCCAACAGCAGCCGTACATGACGGAGCTGGGCACGGGGATCGTCGACTGGGAGGGCTGGGCGGACGCGATGTCCGGGACGCCCGGCGCGGACACGGTCCTGATCGAACTGGACGAGGCCGCCGATCCGGTGGCCGCGCTGAGGTCGGGCACGGCGGTCGCGAAGCGGGCGCTAGCGGCGCAGTTCTCCGTGGGCGGTCTCCGGGAGCCGCAGATAGACCAGTGA
- a CDS encoding GMC oxidoreductase — MTHIPRTDVLIVGSGIMGSLVARLLRESDPALHITMADGGSPIGGAPGRHLHDLDDPDLWSRYNEKVATGIQGMYTGAEVVREVAGSLPDLTPGMFHALAFGEDAEAMPQAALAWNAGGMGVHWTAATPWPAGDEAFDFGDPDAWAADLDTARRLLAVTPAAIGPTKVGELVLDVLRRRYGGIGPADRAPQPMPMAVTPTPSGPMPRTAPGTIFPALAAGGDPAFTLLTGTLVTALDRDAGRVTGARLRRVADGTESAHRADAVVVCADALRTPQLLYASGIRPEALGRHLNEHAFVTARVLLDLDRFGLDPGALPLPRTGEFSTDSLWLPCNGPAQPFHGQIMNRTYVDGTGRPLAHSVGLSLYVPVESRPQNRLVFSAKETDLAGLPRIRVEFGHSETDRALIRRALDEVRSVAEEFGPFDPATESTVLPPGSSLHLTGTVRAGVTDDGSSVCDPDGRVWGFDNLYLAGNGVVPTAMAANVTLTGAVTAVRAARAVTART; from the coding sequence TTGACCCACATCCCCCGCACCGACGTCCTCATCGTGGGCAGCGGCATCATGGGATCCCTCGTGGCCCGCCTCCTGCGCGAGAGCGATCCGGCGCTGCACATCACCATGGCCGACGGCGGCAGCCCGATCGGCGGTGCGCCGGGGCGGCATCTGCACGACCTCGACGACCCCGACCTGTGGTCCCGTTACAACGAAAAGGTCGCCACCGGCATCCAGGGCATGTACACGGGAGCGGAGGTGGTCCGTGAGGTCGCGGGCAGCCTCCCCGACCTCACCCCGGGCATGTTCCACGCGCTCGCCTTCGGCGAGGACGCCGAGGCCATGCCGCAGGCCGCGCTCGCCTGGAACGCGGGCGGCATGGGCGTCCACTGGACCGCCGCCACACCCTGGCCCGCCGGGGACGAGGCCTTCGACTTCGGCGACCCCGACGCCTGGGCGGCCGACCTCGACACCGCACGCCGACTGCTCGCCGTCACCCCCGCGGCGATCGGCCCGACCAAGGTCGGCGAACTCGTCCTCGACGTCCTGCGCCGACGCTACGGCGGCATCGGCCCGGCCGACCGGGCCCCGCAGCCCATGCCGATGGCCGTCACCCCCACACCGTCGGGCCCCATGCCCCGCACGGCACCCGGGACGATCTTCCCGGCCCTCGCAGCGGGCGGCGATCCCGCCTTCACCCTGCTCACCGGCACCCTCGTGACCGCCCTCGACCGGGACGCCGGCCGGGTCACCGGGGCCCGCCTGCGCCGCGTCGCCGACGGCACCGAGTCCGCACACCGCGCCGACGCCGTGGTGGTGTGCGCCGACGCCCTGCGCACCCCGCAACTCCTGTACGCCTCCGGCATCCGCCCCGAGGCCCTGGGCCGCCACCTCAACGAGCACGCCTTCGTCACCGCGCGCGTCCTGCTCGACCTCGACCGCTTCGGCCTCGACCCCGGCGCCCTGCCCCTGCCGCGCACCGGCGAGTTCAGCACGGACTCGCTGTGGCTGCCGTGCAACGGACCCGCCCAGCCCTTCCACGGCCAGATCATGAACCGCACCTACGTCGACGGGACCGGCCGGCCCCTCGCGCACTCCGTCGGTCTGTCGCTGTACGTCCCCGTCGAGTCGCGCCCGCAGAACCGGCTGGTGTTCTCGGCGAAGGAGACCGACCTGGCCGGGCTGCCCCGCATCCGCGTCGAGTTCGGCCACTCCGAGACCGACCGCGCGCTGATCCGGCGGGCGCTGGACGAAGTCCGGTCCGTCGCCGAGGAGTTCGGCCCCTTCGATCCCGCGACCGAGTCCACGGTGCTTCCGCCCGGTTCCTCGCTGCATCTCACCGGCACGGTCCGGGCAGGCGTCACCGACGACGGCAGCAGCGTGTGCGACCCGGACGGCAGGGTGTGGGGCTTCGACAACCTGTACTTGGCGGGCAACGGAGTCGTTCCCACGGCCATGGCCGCCAACGTCACCCTGACCGGCGCCGTCACCGCGGTACGGGCCGCCCGTGCCGTCACCGCACGCACCTGA
- a CDS encoding phospholipid scramblase-related protein, translating to MTTHSNTPAGWYPDPHGASQTLRYWDGAQWTQHTHQDQQGAGQAQAQAVQAPPVQQVPQMPQQSAGPDPRVQRQVQQQAGVTGGGAGGGTLFSEPVLVVNQKAKLIELTNEYKVMDQNGNQVGSVTQVGQSAFRKIVRFLWSIDQFMKIRLEIRDAHGQPVMLLTRPGKIFKSRVIVERPDGSPVGEIVQQNMIGKINFAMMVNGQKVGAIKAENWRAWNFAIVDHTENEVARITKTWEGLAKTMFTTADNYVLQIHYQLPEPLLSLVVATALTVDTALKQDARGFG from the coding sequence GTGACCACGCATTCGAACACACCTGCAGGCTGGTACCCCGATCCGCACGGAGCGTCCCAGACGCTCCGGTACTGGGACGGGGCGCAGTGGACGCAGCACACCCACCAGGACCAGCAGGGGGCGGGGCAGGCCCAGGCTCAGGCCGTGCAGGCCCCGCCGGTCCAGCAGGTACCGCAGATGCCTCAGCAGTCGGCCGGTCCCGACCCGCGTGTGCAGCGTCAGGTGCAGCAGCAGGCCGGGGTCACCGGGGGCGGTGCGGGCGGCGGCACGCTGTTCTCCGAGCCGGTGCTCGTGGTCAACCAGAAGGCCAAGCTGATCGAGCTGACCAACGAGTACAAGGTCATGGACCAGAACGGCAACCAGGTCGGCTCCGTCACCCAGGTCGGGCAGAGTGCCTTCCGGAAGATCGTGCGGTTCCTCTGGAGCATCGACCAGTTCATGAAGATCAGGCTGGAGATCCGCGACGCCCACGGGCAGCCGGTCATGCTGCTGACCCGGCCGGGGAAGATCTTCAAGTCGCGGGTGATCGTGGAGCGTCCGGACGGTTCGCCGGTCGGTGAGATCGTCCAGCAGAACATGATCGGGAAGATCAACTTCGCGATGATGGTGAACGGGCAGAAGGTCGGCGCGATCAAGGCGGAGAACTGGCGGGCCTGGAACTTCGCGATCGTCGACCACACCGAGAACGAGGTGGCCCGGATCACGAAGACGTGGGAGGGGCTCGCCAAGACGATGTTCACGACCGCGGACAACTACGTGCTGCAGATCCACTACCAGCTGCCCGAGCCGCTGCTGAGCCTGGTCGTCGCCACCGCGCTGACGGTCGACACGGCGCTGAAGCAGGACGCCCGCGGGTTCGGCTGA
- a CDS encoding phosphatase PAP2 family protein, translating to MNALTEPAGAKPSAMARPPLVRELLLVVGLFLVYKFGRQLVTGHTTEAYRNAGRVWHWERVLDLPGEGSVQSLLLHGDTLAHVANTYYATVHFPATVAFLVWLYLKRPAHYIWARRVLALLTGAALVLHLVFPLAPPRMLAAAGLVDTAKVYGPSVYGPPQTDTLSNQFAAMPSLHFGWALMVAIGLIVATRSRRRWLWLLHPLVTLLVIVGTANHYWMDAIVATALLGIALAVIRPQTSSGGTPISLRSPHRTATTAGRAQEKLTPAEPKENVLVGAGR from the coding sequence ATGAATGCCCTCACCGAGCCTGCAGGAGCGAAGCCGAGCGCCATGGCGCGGCCGCCGCTCGTCCGTGAGCTCCTGCTCGTCGTAGGACTCTTCCTTGTCTACAAGTTCGGCCGGCAACTGGTCACGGGCCACACCACCGAGGCCTATCGCAACGCCGGCCGCGTGTGGCACTGGGAACGCGTCCTGGACCTGCCCGGAGAGGGCTCGGTGCAGTCGCTGCTGCTGCACGGCGACACCCTCGCGCACGTCGCGAACACCTACTACGCGACCGTCCACTTCCCGGCCACGGTCGCCTTCCTGGTCTGGCTGTACCTCAAGCGCCCGGCCCACTACATCTGGGCCCGCCGCGTCCTCGCCCTGCTCACCGGCGCCGCCCTGGTGCTGCACCTCGTCTTCCCGCTGGCCCCGCCGCGGATGCTCGCGGCGGCCGGCCTGGTCGACACCGCGAAGGTCTACGGCCCCTCCGTGTACGGCCCGCCGCAGACCGACACCCTCTCCAACCAGTTCGCCGCGATGCCCTCGCTGCACTTCGGCTGGGCTCTGATGGTGGCGATCGGCCTGATCGTGGCCACCCGCTCGCGCCGGCGCTGGCTGTGGCTGCTGCATCCGCTGGTGACCCTGCTGGTGATCGTCGGGACGGCGAACCACTACTGGATGGACGCGATCGTGGCGACGGCCCTGCTCGGCATCGCCCTCGCGGTCATCCGCCCCCAGACTTCGTCCGGGGGGACCCCCATCTCGCTTCGCTCGCCGCACCGCACGGCCACCACGGCAGGACGGGCGCAGGAGAAGCTCACCCCGGCCGAACCCAAGGAGAACGTCCTGGTCGGAGCCGGCCGATGA